From a region of the Bacteroidota bacterium genome:
- the clpP gene encoding ATP-dependent Clp endopeptidase proteolytic subunit ClpP, with the protein MISDFVTFAKGLSTLPGGIYSGGPDAEPASALVPMVVEQTTRGERSYDIFSRLLKDRIVLFGTPVNDTTSNLAVAQLLFLAAEDPDKDINLYINCPGGQVYSGMAVYDTMQYIKPDVATICVGLAASMGSIFLLGGAAGKRAALANSRIMIHQPSGGGQGMASDIEIQANEILYIKKRLNEVIAHHTGQSVEQVERDTDRDKFMSPAEAKEYGIIDNVLATGGGEPDKPVDEQASED; encoded by the coding sequence ATGATCAGCGACTTCGTCACCTTCGCCAAAGGCCTCTCGACCCTCCCCGGCGGCATCTACTCCGGCGGCCCCGACGCCGAGCCCGCCAGCGCCCTCGTCCCGATGGTCGTCGAGCAGACGACGCGCGGCGAGCGGTCCTACGACATCTTCAGCCGCCTCCTCAAGGACCGCATCGTCCTCTTCGGTACGCCGGTCAACGACACCACCTCCAACCTCGCGGTCGCGCAGCTCCTCTTCCTCGCCGCCGAGGACCCGGACAAGGACATCAACCTCTACATCAACTGCCCCGGCGGGCAGGTCTACAGCGGCATGGCCGTCTACGACACGATGCAGTACATCAAGCCCGACGTGGCGACGATCTGCGTCGGTCTCGCGGCGTCGATGGGGTCGATCTTCCTCCTCGGCGGGGCGGCGGGCAAGCGCGCGGCGCTCGCCAACAGCCGCATCATGATCCACCAGCCGTCGGGCGGCGGGCAGGGCATGGCGAGCGACATCGAGATCCAGGCCAACGAGATCCTCTACATCAAGAAGCGGCTCAACGAGGTCATCGCGCACCACACCGGCCAGTCCGTCGAGCAGGTCGAGCGCGACACCGACCGCGACAAGTTCATGAGCCCGGCCGAGGCGAAGGAGTACGGCATCATCGACAACGTCCTCGCGACCGGCGGCGGCGAGCCGGACAAGCCCGTCGACGAGCAGGCGTCCGAAGACTAG
- the tig gene encoding trigger factor: MDVTITERSPVDFDLDIRATKEELKPRLNKALKAQRKQMNLKGFRPGRVPMSLAKRMHGEEIAAKIAEEVIGEAYRDEVADDPDRDVLGQPLLAELDFGLDEDLHAVVRFGVRPAIEIADLSGVQVSKLVRPITDEDIEDEIQRRLRRQADLVPTEEPATEDDVVVIDMQRLDRETDTPIIGERQEGQQVELDDERLYPDMKTGLVGKKAGDTFKLDLPSGDETDRFLVTMQEVKTRELPALDEAFIKEQTADKVETIAGFQEMIRGEMEQAWDRMSSEMMREEMVRGILEAHDFAVPETLVEGMLNQMTEDYAKQNDDALPPGFDHAHFREANRETAENQVRWMLVRDQLAEEENLELSEDDFEAEFERMSAGGPFDAETLKGFIAQQPQLLEGIQQRIGTDKLFQALEGRFAVVEKTQDELEAEQAAKADAEEA; this comes from the coding sequence ATGGACGTTACCATCACCGAGCGCTCGCCCGTCGACTTCGACCTCGACATCCGCGCTACGAAGGAAGAACTGAAGCCGCGCCTGAATAAAGCCCTCAAGGCGCAGCGCAAGCAGATGAACCTCAAGGGCTTCCGGCCGGGCCGCGTTCCGATGTCGCTCGCCAAGAGGATGCACGGCGAGGAGATCGCCGCCAAGATCGCCGAGGAGGTGATCGGCGAGGCGTACCGCGACGAGGTCGCTGACGACCCCGACCGCGACGTGCTCGGCCAGCCGCTGCTCGCCGAACTCGACTTCGGGCTCGACGAAGACCTCCACGCCGTCGTCCGCTTCGGAGTCCGGCCCGCCATCGAGATCGCCGACCTGTCGGGCGTGCAGGTCTCGAAGCTCGTCCGCCCCATCACCGACGAGGACATCGAGGACGAGATCCAGCGCCGCCTCCGCCGCCAGGCCGACCTCGTCCCGACCGAGGAGCCCGCCACCGAAGACGACGTAGTGGTGATCGACATGCAGCGCCTCGACCGGGAGACCGACACGCCGATCATCGGTGAGCGCCAGGAAGGCCAGCAGGTCGAACTCGACGACGAGCGCCTGTATCCCGACATGAAGACCGGCCTCGTTGGCAAGAAGGCGGGCGACACGTTCAAGCTCGACCTCCCGAGCGGCGACGAGACCGACCGCTTCCTCGTCACCATGCAGGAAGTGAAAACGCGTGAGCTGCCCGCCCTCGACGAGGCCTTCATCAAGGAGCAGACGGCCGACAAGGTCGAGACGATCGCGGGCTTCCAGGAGATGATCCGCGGCGAGATGGAGCAGGCGTGGGACCGGATGTCGAGCGAGATGATGCGCGAGGAGATGGTGCGCGGCATCCTGGAGGCGCACGACTTCGCCGTGCCCGAGACGCTCGTCGAGGGCATGCTGAACCAGATGACGGAGGACTACGCCAAGCAGAACGACGACGCGCTCCCGCCCGGCTTCGACCACGCGCACTTCCGCGAGGCTAACCGCGAGACGGCCGAGAACCAGGTGCGATGGATGCTCGTCCGCGACCAACTTGCGGAGGAGGAGAACCTCGAACTCAGTGAGGACGACTTCGAGGCCGAGTTCGAGCGCATGTCGGCCGGCGGCCCGTTCGACGCCGAGACGCTCAAGGGCTTCATCGCCCAGCAGCCGCAGCTCCTCGAAGGCATCCAGCAGCGGATCGGGACCGACAAGCTGTTCCAGGCGCTCGAAGGGCGCTTCGCGGTTGTCGAGAAGACGCAGGACGAGCTGGAAGCGGAGCAAGCGGCGAAGGCGGACGCTGAGGAGGCGTAG